A single window of Dermochelys coriacea isolate rDerCor1 chromosome 2, rDerCor1.pri.v4, whole genome shotgun sequence DNA harbors:
- the LOC119851616 gene encoding nuclear transport factor 2-like isoform X1 translates to MRDRLRQRTTMAERPMWEQVGTSFVHLYYQRFDTSRVELSALYTDASCLSWEGQQFQGKTAIMEKLMSLPFQKIQHSITSQDHQPAPDNCILSMVVGQLKADNDPVMGFHQLFILKNISDNWVCTNDIFRLALYNFA, encoded by the exons ATGCGAG ACAGACTTAGACAAAGAACCACAATGGCAGAGAGACCTATGTGGGAGCAAGTTGGAACAAGTTTTGTGCATCTCTATTACCAGCGTTTTGATACCAGTAGAGTAGAGCTAAGTGCTCTCTAT ACAGATGCTTCTTGCTTGTCCTGGGAAGGACAGCAATTCCAAGGAAAAACAGCTATCATGGAAAAGCTGATG AGCCTTCCATTCCAAAAAATCCAACACAGCATAACATCTCAAGATCACCAACCAGCGCCTGATAACTGTATACTTAGTATGGTGGTTGGTCAGCTGAAG gcggATAATGACCCAGTGATGGGGTTCCACCAGCTGTTTATTCTCAAGAATATTAGTGACAATTGGGTTTGCACCAATGACATATTTAGACTGGCCCTGTACAACTTTGCTTGA
- the LOC119851616 gene encoding nuclear transport factor 2-like isoform X2, with amino-acid sequence MAERPMWEQVGTSFVHLYYQRFDTSRVELSALYTDASCLSWEGQQFQGKTAIMEKLMSLPFQKIQHSITSQDHQPAPDNCILSMVVGQLKADNDPVMGFHQLFILKNISDNWVCTNDIFRLALYNFA; translated from the exons ATGGCAGAGAGACCTATGTGGGAGCAAGTTGGAACAAGTTTTGTGCATCTCTATTACCAGCGTTTTGATACCAGTAGAGTAGAGCTAAGTGCTCTCTAT ACAGATGCTTCTTGCTTGTCCTGGGAAGGACAGCAATTCCAAGGAAAAACAGCTATCATGGAAAAGCTGATG AGCCTTCCATTCCAAAAAATCCAACACAGCATAACATCTCAAGATCACCAACCAGCGCCTGATAACTGTATACTTAGTATGGTGGTTGGTCAGCTGAAG gcggATAATGACCCAGTGATGGGGTTCCACCAGCTGTTTATTCTCAAGAATATTAGTGACAATTGGGTTTGCACCAATGACATATTTAGACTGGCCCTGTACAACTTTGCTTGA